The region TGTAACCAAGCCAAGTATGGATATCCATGCAGCTGTACTCACTGGAAATTTAGAAGCAGTAAAACAACATATTGAAGCTGGATCTGATATCAATCAAAAAGAGGCAATGTCTGGTTCTACACCATTAATGTCTGCAGCCACATTCAATAAAACCGAAATCGCAAAAGCATTAATCAATGCTGACGCAGATTTAACTATTAAAAATAATGATGGAGGTACAGCTTTGCATACTGCAGCATTTTTTGGACGAATAGAAATTGTACAATTATTAATTGATGCCAAAGCAGATAAAACGGTTCGTAATAATTTTGGAGCTACACCTAGGGAAATAGTAATATCCGACTTCGCTCAAATGAAACCTATATATGAAATGTTAACTCAACAATTACAACCAATGGGCTTTACATTAGATTTTGATGAATTGCAAAAAGCAAGACCTGTTGTTGCTATGATGTTACAATAAAAACAAAATACAATGACAACAGAAAGAAGATACGATATAGATTGGCTAAGAGTAATAGCCATTGGTTTGCTATTGATTTATCATATAGCCATTATTTTTCAACCTTGGGCAATGTTTATAGGCTTTATTCGAAGTGAAGAAGCGTTAGAAGGATTGTGGAAACCAATGACGATGTTGAATGTTTGGAGAATTCCTTTATTGTTTTTTGTATCAGGAATGGGTTTATATTTTGCAATGAAAAAAAGAAATTGGAGGCAATTATTACTAGAAAGAGGTAAAAGAATTCTATTGCCTTTTGTTTTCGGTTATTTTGCAATTACACCATTACACATGTATATTTTTCAAGAGCATTATAATATGTCATTGAGCTATTTTTCGCATATGGGGCATTTATGGTTTTTAGGAAATATTTTTGTCTATGTATTATTGTTGTCTCCGCTGTTTTTTTATTTAAAGAAAAACGACGATGGTAAATTTAAAAAAATAGTTTCTCAAGTTATGAGTTATGCTATGGGGCCAATCTCTATATCGCTTTTTTTTATGTTAGAAGTGTTTTTTGTAAAACCACAATTATTTGAAATGTATGCAGAAAACTGGCACGGATTTTTTATAGGATTTCTAGCATTCTTTTTTGGATACCTCTTTGTCTATAGTGGAGCTTCCTTTTGGCAAACAGTTTCAAAATGGAAATGGTTATATATTGGTTTGGCAACGATTCTCTTTGTTATTCGTTTTACAGGATTTGAGTCAATATCAAATATGTACTTTACTTCTATAGAATCAATCTCTTGGATATTAGGTGTCTTTGGACTTGGTTATTGCTACCTAAATAAACCAAGTAAATTACTTAGCTACTTGAGTGCTGCTGTTTATCCTGTGTATATCATTCACATGTTTGTGTTGTATGTAGGAGCCTTATTAATTTTGCCTATAGAGCTGCATCCTATGTTACAATTTATTGGAATTACAATCTTCACATTCATTTTTTGTTTCTTAATTTATGAATTCATCTTAAAAAGGGTTGCATTCTTGAGACCTTTATTTGGTTTGAAATGGAATTTTAAAACTGTGGAATCAAAAACGTTGAAAACATCTAATATCAAATCTGAAGCTTTATAATCAAATTTAATTCTTAAACCATGATAAAATTATTTAGAAAAAATAGACTAAAAATGCTAACGAATAACAAAGTTGGAGCTTATGTAGCCTATGCAGCTGGAGAAATTATTTTGGTTATTGTAGGAATTCTTATTGCTTTAGCAATTAACGAACACTCAAATAATGAAAAGAAATTAGAATTAAGGAATTCTTATATTAATCAATTAAATAATGAGGCAGATCGAAATCTTAAAAAGCTTAGTGTACTGAATAATGAGGCAAACCAAATGCTAAAAGATTTAAATACAATATTTAAATTACTATTAGATAAAGATTATGATAATCCTAAATTAGCAACAAAATCTTTTTTTCTAATTGTTTCAAAGAAATTTTTTCCAGTAACAATAACTTACGAAAATTTAAAATTTTCTGGTGATGTAAAACTTTTTGATGATTTAAATTTAAGGAATACAATTTCTGAAACTTACGAAACTTTTATTCCTATAGAAAAACTCGAAGCTTCAGAACAACAAGCAATAGAGGCCTATTATGAGAACTTTTTAATGCCTAAAGTTCAATTTAGAAACATGGGTATTACTTCAGAAAGTTATGGAAAAGATATTTATTTCGAAAATATGGTTTTAACCAGAATGACCACTATTGCTCAAAATAAAGAGGCATATACCAATGCTATCGAATCATTAAAGAAACTGAAAAATACGTTTGCTGAATTACAAAATATAAATTAAAACATGCTTGATTCTAGATTGGTTTATTGTTTAAATTTTGATTTGTATTTTACAAAAAAATAAAACAATCTAAAAATCAATCCTATTATGAAACAAAATAAAACAAAAAAGATGCTTAAAGTATTACTTATTCTTGCCAGTTTATTTTCATTGACTTTTGTTCCATGGACTTTAGTTAAAGCTTGGGGGAAACCATTACCAGATACAATTCAAGAACAATTAGACGAAGCTCTTAATTATGATTTTGAAGGAATGATTGTTTATATTGATAAAGCAGATCAAGAACCTCAAAGTTTTGCTTCAGGTTGGCATAATCGAGAATCTAAAATTCCTGCAAAAAGGGATGCTTTATATAAAATTGCTAGTATTAGTAAATTGTATGATGCAGTTGCTGTTACTAAATTAGTAAGTCAAGGTCGTCTTTCTCTTGATAAAACTTTAGCAGACTACTTACCAGAACTTAAAGGTCAAATAGAAAATGCAGATAAAATTACATTAAGACTAATGATTCAGCATAAAAGTGGTATTCCTAATTTTACAGATACTCCAAGATTTTGGGAAAATCCAGTAAGAACTTATGAAGAAAATCTTGCTTTAATTACAGGTAAATCTGCAAATTTTGAACCTGGTGAAGATTATGAATATTGCAATACAAATTATTTGTTGATTAATAAAATAATGGATAACGAATTAGGTTTTAACAATTTTCAATTCATAAAAAAAGAAGTTTTAAACCCATTGGGTTTAACAAACACATATAGTTCGCTTAAAGAAGTAAATATTGATAATGTAATGAGTGGCTATCACATTGGCTATCCTTATGATGTAAAAGAAAACGATTATGGAATGCACGCATCTGCAGAAGACGTTGGTGTTTTTCTTAGAGCATTAAACAATGGGGCTTTATTTAATGAAGGTGAGCAAGAAATATATTCCTCTATTTATGAATATGAACATTCTGGTTGGGTTCCTGGTTATCAAAGTTTTGCAAAATATTACAAAGATATTGATGCTGTAATTGTAACATTCTATAACACAACCGATCCTAAACTGTATAATTGGAATCTATCAGAAATTATAAATAAAAGAATTTATAAAATAGTAAAAAAACAAAAATAGCATGAAAACACAAATTCAAGAAAGATCCATAGAAAGAAATAAAACTTGGAAAACAATCTTTCTATTTCTTGCAATCGTTATTCTTCTTACTTCACCTTTTCATTATGCCATAGTTAATTTATATCCATCACGAATATATGTTGGAGCTATCATGTGGTGTCCTGCAATTGCTGCATTTATTACCCTAAAAATAAAAGGTCGTAATATTTCATCGCTACATTGGAATTGGGGAAATTGGAAATATATCCGATGGTCTTATATTGTTCCTGCCTTATATGGTATAATCACTTATGTGCTTATTTGGATTTTCGGTTTTGGAAATTTAGCCAATAGCGAAGCCATTACTGAATGGGGAAAAGAACTTGGCTTATTTGGCATAGGCACTTTAAACCCAACATCAATAACGATCATAGCTATTATGTTGTTAGCAACTATAGAGGTTATTAGAGCCTCTGCAACAACATTAGGGGAAGAAATTGGATGGCGAGGATTTTTTATCTATGAATTAAGAAAGGTTCTTTCATTTACTGGTGTATCAATTTTTAGCGGATTGATATGGTCTTTTTGGCATTGGCCATTGCTAGTTTACTATAGTAACAATGTCCTATTAGAATTTACAACGTTCACTATCGTAATTGTTTCTATGTCATTTATCATGACTTATTACACGTTTAAGTCTAAAAGTCTATGGCCAGCAGTAATTTTTCATGCAGTCAGTAATGTATACATTCAAAAAATAATGCCACCTCTAACTATAAAAGTTGA is a window of Polaribacter litorisediminis DNA encoding:
- a CDS encoding ankyrin repeat domain-containing protein, which produces MKTLKITSIKMTVQMLLLTLLLTSSCAQSDKKTNSAKTTETTKSVTKPSMDIHAAVLTGNLEAVKQHIEAGSDINQKEAMSGSTPLMSAATFNKTEIAKALINADADLTIKNNDGGTALHTAAFFGRIEIVQLLIDAKADKTVRNNFGATPREIVISDFAQMKPIYEMLTQQLQPMGFTLDFDELQKARPVVAMMLQ
- a CDS encoding serine hydrolase domain-containing protein encodes the protein MKQNKTKKMLKVLLILASLFSLTFVPWTLVKAWGKPLPDTIQEQLDEALNYDFEGMIVYIDKADQEPQSFASGWHNRESKIPAKRDALYKIASISKLYDAVAVTKLVSQGRLSLDKTLADYLPELKGQIENADKITLRLMIQHKSGIPNFTDTPRFWENPVRTYEENLALITGKSANFEPGEDYEYCNTNYLLINKIMDNELGFNNFQFIKKEVLNPLGLTNTYSSLKEVNIDNVMSGYHIGYPYDVKENDYGMHASAEDVGVFLRALNNGALFNEGEQEIYSSIYEYEHSGWVPGYQSFAKYYKDIDAVIVTFYNTTDPKLYNWNLSEIINKRIYKIVKKQK
- a CDS encoding acyltransferase family protein; amino-acid sequence: MTTERRYDIDWLRVIAIGLLLIYHIAIIFQPWAMFIGFIRSEEALEGLWKPMTMLNVWRIPLLFFVSGMGLYFAMKKRNWRQLLLERGKRILLPFVFGYFAITPLHMYIFQEHYNMSLSYFSHMGHLWFLGNIFVYVLLLSPLFFYLKKNDDGKFKKIVSQVMSYAMGPISISLFFMLEVFFVKPQLFEMYAENWHGFFIGFLAFFFGYLFVYSGASFWQTVSKWKWLYIGLATILFVIRFTGFESISNMYFTSIESISWILGVFGLGYCYLNKPSKLLSYLSAAVYPVYIIHMFVLYVGALLILPIELHPMLQFIGITIFTFIFCFLIYEFILKRVAFLRPLFGLKWNFKTVESKTLKTSNIKSEAL
- a CDS encoding CPBP family intramembrane glutamic endopeptidase, with protein sequence MKTQIQERSIERNKTWKTIFLFLAIVILLTSPFHYAIVNLYPSRIYVGAIMWCPAIAAFITLKIKGRNISSLHWNWGNWKYIRWSYIVPALYGIITYVLIWIFGFGNLANSEAITEWGKELGLFGIGTLNPTSITIIAIMLLATIEVIRASATTLGEEIGWRGFFIYELRKVLSFTGVSIFSGLIWSFWHWPLLVYYSNNVLLEFTTFTIVIVSMSFIMTYYTFKSKSLWPAVIFHAVSNVYIQKIMPPLTIKVEGTEQWLGENGIMFAIVTCIFGIYFWKKGLKEQL
- a CDS encoding DUF6090 family protein; the encoded protein is MIKLFRKNRLKMLTNNKVGAYVAYAAGEIILVIVGILIALAINEHSNNEKKLELRNSYINQLNNEADRNLKKLSVLNNEANQMLKDLNTIFKLLLDKDYDNPKLATKSFFLIVSKKFFPVTITYENLKFSGDVKLFDDLNLRNTISETYETFIPIEKLEASEQQAIEAYYENFLMPKVQFRNMGITSESYGKDIYFENMVLTRMTTIAQNKEAYTNAIESLKKLKNTFAELQNIN